A genomic segment from Diceros bicornis minor isolate mBicDic1 chromosome 5, mDicBic1.mat.cur, whole genome shotgun sequence encodes:
- the NOP10 gene encoding H/ACA ribonucleoprotein complex subunit 3: MFLQYYLNEQGDRVYTLKKLDPVGQQTCSAHPARFSPDDKYSRHRITIKKRFKVLMTQQPRPVL; the protein is encoded by the exons ATGTTCCTCCAGTATTATCTCAACGAGCAGGGAGACCGGGTCTATACGCTTAAG AAGCTTGACCCTGTGGGACAACAGACCTGCTCGGCCCATCCTGCTCGGTTCTCCCCAGACGACAAATACTCTCGACACCGAATCACCATCAAGAAACGCTTCAAGGTGCTCATGACCCAGCAACCGCGCCCTGTCCTCTGA